One Glycine max cultivar Williams 82 chromosome 4, Glycine_max_v4.0, whole genome shotgun sequence DNA segment encodes these proteins:
- the LOC100798329 gene encoding putative phospholipid-transporting ATPase 9 isoform X2 — protein sequence MRGGRRGKIKLQFSKIYSFACGKTIFKREHSKIGGHGHSRVVFCNEPDRFEGGIFNYADNSVRSTKYTVATFLPKSLFEQFRRVANFYFLVAGILAFTKLTPYTAVSAILPLSIIIGATMVKEGIEDWRRKKQDIEVNNRRVKLHEGDGIFKYTEWKNLRVGNIVKIMKDEFFPADLLLISSSYEDAVCYVETMNLDGETNLKIKQGLDVTSSLQEDFKFHDYRAVIKCEDPNANLYSFVGSMEFGEQKYPLSAQQLLLRDSKLRNTDYVFGAVIFTGHDTKVIQNSTDPPSKRSKIEKKMDKIIYFLFCVLFLIAFVGSILFGIATKGDLDNGLMKRWYLRPDSSTIFFDPKRAAAAAIFHFLTALMLYNFFIPISLYFSIEMVKVLQSIFINQDIHMYYEEADKPALARTSNLNEELGQVDTILSDKTGTLTCNSMEFIKCSVAGVAYGRGVTEVEQAMGRSNGSPIFHEHINGLESKSNEIRDSLDRKEPSKGFNFTDERIMNGNWVNEPYADVIQKFFRLLAICHTAIPEVDEETGNVSYEAESPDEAAFVIAAREVGFKFYKRTQTCLSIYELDPVSGNEVERTYKLLNVIEFNSSRKRMSVIVKDEEGKIFLLCKGADSVMFERLANNGRKFEGKTVEHVREYADTDQETLIEEVSDKIERNLILLGATAVEDKLQNGVPDCIDKLAQAKIKIWVLTGDKMETAINIGFSCRLLRQGMKQIIIHLEIPDIQALEKVGDKMAIAKASRESVHHQISEAAQLLSASRGTCQTSALIIDGKSLTYALEDNMKNMFLELASHCASVICCRSSPKQKALVTRLVKYGTGKTTLAIGDGANDVGMLQEADVGIGISGVEGMQAVMSSDIAIAQFRYLERLLLVHGHWCYRRMSSMICYFFYKNITFGFTLFLYEVYASFSGQPAYNDWFLSLYSVFFSSLPVIALGVLDQDVSARYCLKFPILYQEGVQNVLFSWRLILSWMLNGFISATMIFFFCTKAIEPQAFNEEGRTAGRDMLAVTMYTCVVWVVNLQMALAIRYFTLIKHIFIWGSIAYWYLFLMVYGAMPPNISTNVYKVFIETLAPSPSFWIVTFFVAISTLIPYVSCSVIQMWFFPMYHQMVQWIRYERKTNGPE from the exons atgagggGTGGGAGGAGGGGTAAGATAAAGCTTCAGTTTAGCAAGATCTACTCATTTGCTTGTGGTAAAACAATCTTCAAGAGGGAACATTCAAAGATTGGGGGACATGGTCATTCCAGGGTGGTTTTCTGCAATGAACCAGATAGATTTGAGGGAGGGATTTTCAATTATGCTGATAATTCTGTTAGGTCCACAAAGTATACTGTTGCCACTTTCTTGCCCAAGTCACTGTTTGAGCAGTTTAGGAGGGTGGCTAATTTCTACTTCTTGGTGGCTGGCATCTTGGCCTTCACAAAGCTTACTCCTTATACTGCCGTCAGTGCTATCCTACCTCTGTCTATCATCATCGGGGCAACTATGGTGAAAGAGGGTATTGAAGATTGGCGCAGGAAAAAGCAG GACATCGAGGTGAACAATAGAAGAGTTAAATTGCATGAAGGTGATGGCATTTTCAAATATACTGAATGGAAGAATCTGAGAGTAGGGAATATAGTAAAGATAATGAAGGATGAATTCTTCCCTGCTGACCTCCTACTGATTTCCTCCAGTTATGAGGATGCAGTTTGCTATGTTGAGACCATGAACTTGGATGGTGAGACAAACTTGAAGATAAAACAAGGGCTGGATGTAACTTCTTCCTTACAGGAGGACTTCAAATTCCATGATTATAGAGCCGTCATCAAATGTGAAGACCCAAATGCAAATTTGTATTCATTTGTTGGGAGCATGGAGTTTGGAGAGCAAAAATATCCTCTTTCTGCCCAACAACTTCTTCTGAGAGACTCTAAGCTTCGTAATACAGACTATGTGTTTGGAGCAGTCATCTTTACTGGTCATGACACAAAGGTTATCCAAAACTCCACTGATCCCCCTTCAAAAAGAAGCAAAATTGAGAAGAAGATGGATAAGATTATATActtcttgttttgtgttttatttCTAATTGCATTTGTTGGATCTATTCTCTTTGGCATTGCAACCAAAGGTGACCTTGACAATGGGTTAATGAAAAGATGGTATCTAAGACCAGATAgttccacaattttttttgatCCAAAAAGAGCAGCTGCAGCtgctatatttcattttttaacagCCTTGATGTTGTACAACTTCTTCATTCCTATCTCCTTGTATTTCTCAATAGAGATGGTCAAAGTCcttcagagcatcttcatcaatCAAGATATCCACATGTACTATGAAGAAGCTGACAAACCAGCCCTTGCCCGTACTTCAAACTTGAATGAGGAACTTGGCCAAGTTGATACAATACTTTCCGATAAAACTGGAACTCTGACCTGCAACTCAATGGAGTTCATCAAATGTTCTGTTGCTGGGGTAGCTTATGGCCGTGGTGTGACAGAGGTCGAGCAAGCCATGGGTAGAAGTAATGGTTCACCTATTTTTCATGAGCATATTAATGGattagaatcaaaatcaaatgaaatcAGGGACTCTCTTGATAGAAAAGAACCTAGCAAAGGTTTTAACTTTACAGATGAAAGGATAATGAATGGAAACTGGGTTAATGAGCCTTATGCAGATGTTATACAGAAATTTTTCCGCTTATTGGCAATTTGTCATACTGCCATACCAGAAGTGGATGAAGAAACAGGAAATGTCTCATATGAGGCTGAATCTCCAGATGAAGCAGCATTTGTAATTGCTGCAAGAGAAGTTGGTTTTAAATTCTACAAAAGGACTCAGACTTGTTTGTCAATATATGAGTTGGATCCAGTTTCTGGCAATGAAGTTGAAAG GACATACAAGCTTCTTAATGTTATAGAATTCAATAGCTCAAGGAAGCGAATGTCAGTGATAGTGAAAGATGAAGAAGGGAAAATTTTTCTACTCTGTAAAGGTGCTGACAG TGTCATGTTTGAAAGGCTTGCAAACAATGGGAGGAAGTTTGAAGGGAAAACTGTGGAACATGTGCGTGAATATGCTGACACAG ATCAGGAAACTCTGATTGAAGAAGTATCGGATAAGATTGAGAGGAATCTAATCCTTCTGGGTGCCACTGCTGTAGAGGACAAGCTCCAAAATGGG GTTCCTGATTGTATCGACAAGCTTGCCCAAGCTAAGATTAAGATTTGGGTTTTGACTGGGGATAAAATGGAGACTGCCATCAATATTGG TTTCTCTTGTCGCTTGCTTAGACAAGGAATGAAACAGATTATAATTCATTTGGAGATTCCAGATATTCAAGCATTAGAAAAGGTTGGAGACAAGATGGCTATTGCCaag GCATCAAGGGAAAGTGTGCATCATCAGATATCTGAAGCTGCTCAACTGCTTTCAGCATCCAGAGGGACCTGCCAGACATCTGCTCTGATAATTGATGGAAAATCACTTACTTATGCTCTAGAGGATAATATGAAGAACATGTTTCTAGAGCTTGCAAGTCATTGTGCGTCTGTTATCTGCTGTCGCTCATCGCCAAAGCAGAAGGCTCTG GTTACTAGACTGGTCAAATATGGAACTGGTAAAACAACATTAGCTATTGGTGATGGAGCTAATGATGTTGGAATGCTTCAAGAAGCAGATGTAGGGATTGGAATCAGTGGTGTCGAAGGAATGCAG GCCGTTATGTCTAGTGATATTGCAATTGCACAGTTCCGGTATTTGGAAAGATTACTTCTTGTACATGGACATTGGTGTTACCGGAGGATGTCATCAATG ATATGCTATTTTTTCTACAAGAATATCACATTTGGCTTCACTCTATTCTTGTATGAGGTGTATGCATCATTCTCCGGACAGCCTGCATATAATGACTGGTTTTTGTCTCTCTATAGTGTCTTCTTTTCATCACTTCCTGTGATTGCCCTTGGGGTCCTTGACCAGGATGTATCTGCCAGGTACTGTCTGAAG TTTCCTATTCTATACCAAGAAGGTGTGCAAAATGTCCTCTTTAGCTGGCGTCTGATACTTAGCTGGATGCTTAATGGATTTATTAGTGCCACAATGATATTCTTCTTCTGCACAAAAGCGATTGAGCCACAGGCCTTTAATGAGGAGGGAAGAACTGCTGGAAGGGATATGCTGGCCGTGACGATGTACACTTGTGTGGTCTGGGTTGTGAACTTGCAGATGGCGCTTGCTATACGTTACTTCACCTTgataaaacatattttcatcTGGGGTTCCATTGCTTACTGGTATCTTTTCCTCATGGTATATGGAGCAATGCCTCCAAACATTTCCACAAATGTTTACAAAGTCTTCATCGAAACTCTTGCCCCGTCTCCTTCCTTTTGGATTGTGACATTCTTTGTGGCGATCTCAACACTCATACCATACGTCTCATGCTCAGTAATTCAGATGTGGTTCTTCCCCATGTATCACCAAATGGTTCAGTGGATAAGGTATGAGAGGAAGACAAATGGTCCTGAATAA
- the LOC100798329 gene encoding putative phospholipid-transporting ATPase 9 isoform X1, with protein MRGGRRGKIKLQFSKIYSFACGKTIFKREHSKIGGHGHSRVVFCNEPDRFEGGIFNYADNSVRSTKYTVATFLPKSLFEQFRRVANFYFLVAGILAFTKLTPYTAVSAILPLSIIIGATMVKEGIEDWRRKKQDIEVNNRRVKLHEGDGIFKYTEWKNLRVGNIVKIMKDEFFPADLLLISSSYEDAVCYVETMNLDGETNLKIKQGLDVTSSLQEDFKFHDYRAVIKCEDPNANLYSFVGSMEFGEQKYPLSAQQLLLRDSKLRNTDYVFGAVIFTGHDTKVIQNSTDPPSKRSKIEKKMDKIIYFLFCVLFLIAFVGSILFGIATKGDLDNGLMKRWYLRPDSSTIFFDPKRAAAAAIFHFLTALMLYNFFIPISLYFSIEMVKVLQSIFINQDIHMYYEEADKPALARTSNLNEELGQVDTILSDKTGTLTCNSMEFIKCSVAGVAYGRGVTEVEQAMGRSNGSPIFHEHINGLESKSNEIRDSLDRKEPSKGFNFTDERIMNGNWVNEPYADVIQKFFRLLAICHTAIPEVDEETGNVSYEAESPDEAAFVIAAREVGFKFYKRTQTCLSIYELDPVSGNEVERTYKLLNVIEFNSSRKRMSVIVKDEEGKIFLLCKGADSVMFERLANNGRKFEGKTVEHVREYADTGLRTLVLAYCELDEQEYKEFDDKFSEVKNSVVADQETLIEEVSDKIERNLILLGATAVEDKLQNGVPDCIDKLAQAKIKIWVLTGDKMETAINIGFSCRLLRQGMKQIIIHLEIPDIQALEKVGDKMAIAKASRESVHHQISEAAQLLSASRGTCQTSALIIDGKSLTYALEDNMKNMFLELASHCASVICCRSSPKQKALVTRLVKYGTGKTTLAIGDGANDVGMLQEADVGIGISGVEGMQAVMSSDIAIAQFRYLERLLLVHGHWCYRRMSSMICYFFYKNITFGFTLFLYEVYASFSGQPAYNDWFLSLYSVFFSSLPVIALGVLDQDVSARYCLKFPILYQEGVQNVLFSWRLILSWMLNGFISATMIFFFCTKAIEPQAFNEEGRTAGRDMLAVTMYTCVVWVVNLQMALAIRYFTLIKHIFIWGSIAYWYLFLMVYGAMPPNISTNVYKVFIETLAPSPSFWIVTFFVAISTLIPYVSCSVIQMWFFPMYHQMVQWIRYERKTNGPE; from the exons atgagggGTGGGAGGAGGGGTAAGATAAAGCTTCAGTTTAGCAAGATCTACTCATTTGCTTGTGGTAAAACAATCTTCAAGAGGGAACATTCAAAGATTGGGGGACATGGTCATTCCAGGGTGGTTTTCTGCAATGAACCAGATAGATTTGAGGGAGGGATTTTCAATTATGCTGATAATTCTGTTAGGTCCACAAAGTATACTGTTGCCACTTTCTTGCCCAAGTCACTGTTTGAGCAGTTTAGGAGGGTGGCTAATTTCTACTTCTTGGTGGCTGGCATCTTGGCCTTCACAAAGCTTACTCCTTATACTGCCGTCAGTGCTATCCTACCTCTGTCTATCATCATCGGGGCAACTATGGTGAAAGAGGGTATTGAAGATTGGCGCAGGAAAAAGCAG GACATCGAGGTGAACAATAGAAGAGTTAAATTGCATGAAGGTGATGGCATTTTCAAATATACTGAATGGAAGAATCTGAGAGTAGGGAATATAGTAAAGATAATGAAGGATGAATTCTTCCCTGCTGACCTCCTACTGATTTCCTCCAGTTATGAGGATGCAGTTTGCTATGTTGAGACCATGAACTTGGATGGTGAGACAAACTTGAAGATAAAACAAGGGCTGGATGTAACTTCTTCCTTACAGGAGGACTTCAAATTCCATGATTATAGAGCCGTCATCAAATGTGAAGACCCAAATGCAAATTTGTATTCATTTGTTGGGAGCATGGAGTTTGGAGAGCAAAAATATCCTCTTTCTGCCCAACAACTTCTTCTGAGAGACTCTAAGCTTCGTAATACAGACTATGTGTTTGGAGCAGTCATCTTTACTGGTCATGACACAAAGGTTATCCAAAACTCCACTGATCCCCCTTCAAAAAGAAGCAAAATTGAGAAGAAGATGGATAAGATTATATActtcttgttttgtgttttatttCTAATTGCATTTGTTGGATCTATTCTCTTTGGCATTGCAACCAAAGGTGACCTTGACAATGGGTTAATGAAAAGATGGTATCTAAGACCAGATAgttccacaattttttttgatCCAAAAAGAGCAGCTGCAGCtgctatatttcattttttaacagCCTTGATGTTGTACAACTTCTTCATTCCTATCTCCTTGTATTTCTCAATAGAGATGGTCAAAGTCcttcagagcatcttcatcaatCAAGATATCCACATGTACTATGAAGAAGCTGACAAACCAGCCCTTGCCCGTACTTCAAACTTGAATGAGGAACTTGGCCAAGTTGATACAATACTTTCCGATAAAACTGGAACTCTGACCTGCAACTCAATGGAGTTCATCAAATGTTCTGTTGCTGGGGTAGCTTATGGCCGTGGTGTGACAGAGGTCGAGCAAGCCATGGGTAGAAGTAATGGTTCACCTATTTTTCATGAGCATATTAATGGattagaatcaaaatcaaatgaaatcAGGGACTCTCTTGATAGAAAAGAACCTAGCAAAGGTTTTAACTTTACAGATGAAAGGATAATGAATGGAAACTGGGTTAATGAGCCTTATGCAGATGTTATACAGAAATTTTTCCGCTTATTGGCAATTTGTCATACTGCCATACCAGAAGTGGATGAAGAAACAGGAAATGTCTCATATGAGGCTGAATCTCCAGATGAAGCAGCATTTGTAATTGCTGCAAGAGAAGTTGGTTTTAAATTCTACAAAAGGACTCAGACTTGTTTGTCAATATATGAGTTGGATCCAGTTTCTGGCAATGAAGTTGAAAG GACATACAAGCTTCTTAATGTTATAGAATTCAATAGCTCAAGGAAGCGAATGTCAGTGATAGTGAAAGATGAAGAAGGGAAAATTTTTCTACTCTGTAAAGGTGCTGACAG TGTCATGTTTGAAAGGCTTGCAAACAATGGGAGGAAGTTTGAAGGGAAAACTGTGGAACATGTGCGTGAATATGCTGACACAGGTCTAAGGACCCTAGTACTTGCCTATTGCGAACTTGATGAACAAGAATACAAGGAGTTCGATGATAAATTTTCTGAAGTAAAAAATTCTGTCGTCGCAGATCAGGAAACTCTGATTGAAGAAGTATCGGATAAGATTGAGAGGAATCTAATCCTTCTGGGTGCCACTGCTGTAGAGGACAAGCTCCAAAATGGG GTTCCTGATTGTATCGACAAGCTTGCCCAAGCTAAGATTAAGATTTGGGTTTTGACTGGGGATAAAATGGAGACTGCCATCAATATTGG TTTCTCTTGTCGCTTGCTTAGACAAGGAATGAAACAGATTATAATTCATTTGGAGATTCCAGATATTCAAGCATTAGAAAAGGTTGGAGACAAGATGGCTATTGCCaag GCATCAAGGGAAAGTGTGCATCATCAGATATCTGAAGCTGCTCAACTGCTTTCAGCATCCAGAGGGACCTGCCAGACATCTGCTCTGATAATTGATGGAAAATCACTTACTTATGCTCTAGAGGATAATATGAAGAACATGTTTCTAGAGCTTGCAAGTCATTGTGCGTCTGTTATCTGCTGTCGCTCATCGCCAAAGCAGAAGGCTCTG GTTACTAGACTGGTCAAATATGGAACTGGTAAAACAACATTAGCTATTGGTGATGGAGCTAATGATGTTGGAATGCTTCAAGAAGCAGATGTAGGGATTGGAATCAGTGGTGTCGAAGGAATGCAG GCCGTTATGTCTAGTGATATTGCAATTGCACAGTTCCGGTATTTGGAAAGATTACTTCTTGTACATGGACATTGGTGTTACCGGAGGATGTCATCAATG ATATGCTATTTTTTCTACAAGAATATCACATTTGGCTTCACTCTATTCTTGTATGAGGTGTATGCATCATTCTCCGGACAGCCTGCATATAATGACTGGTTTTTGTCTCTCTATAGTGTCTTCTTTTCATCACTTCCTGTGATTGCCCTTGGGGTCCTTGACCAGGATGTATCTGCCAGGTACTGTCTGAAG TTTCCTATTCTATACCAAGAAGGTGTGCAAAATGTCCTCTTTAGCTGGCGTCTGATACTTAGCTGGATGCTTAATGGATTTATTAGTGCCACAATGATATTCTTCTTCTGCACAAAAGCGATTGAGCCACAGGCCTTTAATGAGGAGGGAAGAACTGCTGGAAGGGATATGCTGGCCGTGACGATGTACACTTGTGTGGTCTGGGTTGTGAACTTGCAGATGGCGCTTGCTATACGTTACTTCACCTTgataaaacatattttcatcTGGGGTTCCATTGCTTACTGGTATCTTTTCCTCATGGTATATGGAGCAATGCCTCCAAACATTTCCACAAATGTTTACAAAGTCTTCATCGAAACTCTTGCCCCGTCTCCTTCCTTTTGGATTGTGACATTCTTTGTGGCGATCTCAACACTCATACCATACGTCTCATGCTCAGTAATTCAGATGTGGTTCTTCCCCATGTATCACCAAATGGTTCAGTGGATAAGGTATGAGAGGAAGACAAATGGTCCTGAATAA